The genomic region AGGTTGCCTGTCAAGTGGGGTAGAGGAAGGTGTGAATATGTTGCATTATCTTATCATCATGTCTAGTGTAAAAAGTAAGAGTGTAGTACATACAATGTCTTATTAAAGCTTGGTTACAACTCTAAGGTAGCACTTGTAGTGACAGTAAGTAAATCCTCATGACAGActggaatttcttttcttttctttgggtACTGGAACATCTCTGTGGTTACTCCTGCACACTAAAGCACACATCGTGGTTGTTGTGTCATGGTAAtctatatgtaaaataataccatatttaaaataacagaTTCTTGAAAGACACAACAGTAGAGGTGGTTACATGATTTGTGAAACTGAATGATATTTTTCTGGATTCTCTTCATGTTTACTGACGATGTTAAACTGTCTAGGTTCATTTGGTGTAAATCATGGTGTTGAACTCCATGCTGATGTCATTGAGTATGCTTATCAGAAGCTGGACTGCTTTATCAAGACGAGTGACAGCTTTGACAAGTCAGTATCCATGTGTTTGTTAGAATTTTTATAGTTCATTATTACAAATAAGATAAAGTAGAGCATGGGTTATAGTATTATGCTAACTGACTATATCATATGGCGTGCATCAGGTTTGAGTTCTGTGAGCCATCATTTGTAGTGGGCAACTGCCTGGAGATTGCCCCAGAGAGCCGACAGTATGACAGAGTGTACTGTGGAGCAGGGGTTCAGAGGGAGCATGAGGACTTCATGAAGAACCTGCTAAAGGTTGGGGGTATTTTGGTGCTCCCCTTGGAAGAAAAGGTGAGGTATCTATCCTGTGGTTATCATTATTTCTACACCCATTAGAAGAAAAGCTACACTGTTAAAAGAATCTCAATTGTAGTTCAGTTTGTCCCTCTGTATGGAGAACCCATCGTAGATAGTCTGtagatattttttaaacctttattttttctttttatatattatataagtagACGTACACTCACTGTGTCAAGTGCACTGCTCATTCAATTTCAGTGTTAGAAGTGGAAGTCAAgttctctgttttatttaaattagtaATTAAATACAGGGTCCTTCAGTTTGTCCCTGTGGGGTGAACTCTTGAAGGTTGTATAAAGAACACTATGACAGTGTTTTTTactttcagaaataaagaaaaaacaattacaatgttGAACCTCTTTATGAAGCAAGAaccattaaccatccaaagagGCCTTGAGGAAAGAGTGTAGTGACATGATGAAAATGGAGGTGATGTAAACATTGTAAACTTACTGGATCCATATCTTATTATGccacactctttaaaaaaacttaaatattgaactttaaagtgttatttacattacaaatcattacatttatggcatttggcagacacccttacccagagcgacttacatttgtctcatttatacatctgagtgTTAAgcgtcttgctcaagggcctaacagtggcagcttggcagtgctgggcttcgaactcatgaccttccgatcagtaccccaaagtcttaaccactgagctaccactgctgggttGTAACTCTGGAGGGATCCGTAAATGTTCTATATTAGGTTTTAGTGTGACTATTGAGTATACACAATGTTCTCAGTAAATTTTTAAATCTTTAGTTGTTAATAAACCTTAAAGCAGTTTTGTCTTTCAGCTTACCAAAATTACTCGGACAGGGTACAACTCATGGGAGACAAAGAAGATCATTGCTGTGTCCTTTGCACCTCTTGTGCTTCcaaaacacagagaaaatggCAAACCCAGAGCAGTACCACTACGTAAGTATACTACAGCAGTAATTCAGTGTATTATATCTGAAGATGCACTacttgttaaacacgtttcgaAATTAATATGAACTTTCTGATGTCTGGCTAGGTCTTTTTCAGTTACTATATTGTTTCATGGGTGGTAGAGTGACACAGTGATTAGTGTTGCCgtgtcacagctccaggatcccctgTTGAAATCTAAACTACGGTtagtgtctgcatgggtttcctctagtttcctcccaaaaacatgccagagggtggattggctactctatatagcccctaggtgtgaatgtgtgcatgatgccctggAATGGATTGGGGTCCCATCCAGGGGGCATTCCTGCTTTACACACAGCgttcctgagataggctccgGACTTGCAGCCACCcttaccaggataaagtggttactaaagatgaatgatgtatttttttatctCGTGAAGCTGCCATGTTTGAAGTGCGAAGCCTCCAGGACTTGGCTCGCATTTCCATCCGTCAGACCCTGAAGAAATCTGTGTCTGGTCCGTGGCCTCTTCCCCAGAAGGTGGGATCCAGAGGCAGGTCTCGTCTGAAACAGAGACGTGAACAACGCGACTCCACGCTCCTGACCAACCACTATATGTTCATGAGTCGCCTGATCCCCAGAGCTATAGATGACAACAACAACCAGTCGGAGTCAGATGACGATGAGGACTGCAGGGGCGTTTGCGAACGAGTGGATGACGAGCTTGGAGAAAGTGAGGATGGAAGGAGGAAAGAGGCAGGTGTTACAGAGGCTCCTGTTAACTTCCTGAGGGAGAGGATCCTCAGCCTGCCTCTCCCGGAGCCACTCAAGACATACCTTCTATATTACAGAGAGAAGTAGGCCATCAATTTACTGAATTGACTTATTTCAGTTCATCCATAAACCATGTATAAGTCCTAAAATGTCCATCAGTTCCTCCTCACGCCTTGTTGGATGTAATGTGCgcaaattacatttttaatggcTAAATAATAAGCATGATTAGCGGgaagaaataaacactttttggAATCAGTGAATCAGACTCTTGAGTAGAGGTATAAACATCCTGTTTTACTGAAGTATTAAAGCCACAATCAGGAATCTGACAAACAATAAACCATGAAATGTGAACAGTATGTCAACTATACTGGTAATAAACTGTGTATGGAACTGGGATGGCCATCGCTACTGATTTTAATTTCCATGCATTTCCttgaacatacagtacaaaacaaTGCAGACAATACAAGAAAAAATGAGGACTCAATAATATTTTGCAATTTATGCTATGCCATTAAATGGCCATCTTTATGATTCTGGTTTTCATGTGAgtgaaatgaagaaaagaaaaatggagagAGTTTTATTTCACTAATGGCATTGCACTAAATCAATCGGTAATTGCCTACTGAATCACAAAAATGATGTGCCATCATTTGGCTCTGCACATTATTGTTGCACATCTCTTTTTTGCCCTCAGATTTTAGAGGGATATAAAgcaatcagacaaaaaaaaaagtatgttcttAATAGAGTGTATGAAAATGAATTACTTTCAATGACATTTTAGAATATAAATGAAGGATAATTGAGTTTCATCATTTTTGCAGACCTCGATATTGCCCATTGTGTTTAGATGTGTTTGTTTACACAAGAATGAATGTCACTAACATTTTAGCCATTCGTGCTGCTTTTGTCCTCTTGTCTGCTCTAGGGTtgtcaaatttttaaaaaatttcaacTACAAATATTCATCGAATTTAAGATAAATATGCACATTTGTATGCAAAAACTATGCATTCGAATTTAAGATGTATAGCAAGCACTAGCAccgtttttaattaaaatgacatgCAAGATATTAATGCACTAACAAGGTTTTTCTAAGAAGAATAATCTAGAAAGAATACTTCTagtgtttaaaataatacaggCATAGGGGATTGACCCATTTAAGCTGCGTGAGCTGAcgctgaacagtgaatgaacaccggtaaactgaagcgcttcACTAACAGGCTAATGACTCAtcatatacacaacataaacgTAATATTACAACTTGCTTGTGCACAAAATGATGTGAACGTACAAGTGAACTTGaacttacagtgccctccactaatattggcacccttggtaaatatgagcaaagaaggctgtgaaaaattgtctttattgtttaaccttttgatcttttgttaaaaaaaaaaaaaacattcacaaaaatactctgctctcatggatagcaaacacaacacaggtttatatttatatatatatatatttatatttatatatatatatatatatatatatatatatatatatatataggtgtgcaacaattattggcacccctataaaTTCCtatgagagaaatatatttgaagtatattcccattgatattttacatttctttagtaCACCTCGGTAACTagtaacaggaaattgttcaagcatgacttcCTGTGAAACaggtgtataaatatgaggtaacacataggccaaattccattagtcatttataacaatgagtaaggaatatagctgtgatgtgtgcaGAAGgatgttgagcttcacaaaacgggaagtggctataagaacaagcactgaaaatgcccattaccatcatcagggcaataattaagacgttccagtcaactggaaacgttatgaatcaacctggaattggatgtgtgtctatactgtctcaatgcactgtaaaaaggatggttcgagtggccaaaaaatctccaaggatcacagctggagatttgcagaagttagttgcgtcttggggtcagaaagtctccagaactacaatctgaagtcacctacatcaccacaagttttttggaagggtttcaataaaaaagcctccactctcatccaaaaacaaactcgagcgtcttcagtttgccagactcaaaatcaagctttttggcaataaacaccagtggtggttttggcacacacagagaggtatcatatggaaaagtacctcatgcccacagttaaatatggtggtggctctttaatgttctggcgctgtttttctgccaaaggacctggacattttgttaagatacatggcatcatggatgctatcaaatatcaacagatattgaaaacctgactgcctctgccagaaagcttaaaatgggccgtagttggatcttccagcaggattcaaaacatacatcaaaatcaacacaaaatggtttactgaccacaaaatcaaggtcctgccatggccatcccagtcacctgacttgaaacccacagaaatcctgtggggtgaactgaagaggagagtcaccagtgtggaccttgaaatttgaaggatctggagagattctgtatggaggaatggtttcagatcccttgctatgtattctccaacctcatcaggcattataggagaagactcagagctgttatcttggcaaagggaggtagcacaaagtattgaacgaaagggtgccaatagttgttgcacacctatatttaacaaaagttttttgataaacctgtgttttgtttgcaattgttggaTATCCATGTGAGCAgaatttttgtgactttttttttttttgaaaacaaaaaaaaggttaaacaataaagacaatttttcacattcttctttactcatatttaccaagcttgccaatattagtggaggacactgtatgtcACGCTCTTTTAGTAACAACTAACTAAAACACaatgaataactaaagcataaagaactcacaatattgtattacaatAGAGTACTCGTAATATTTCAGGTGATCAGGTTTTCACGTTGTCGTTGATACATGTTTAAGTTAACAtagaaaatgtgtgaatatttcatttaatttgcattttctcttcaaataaaatactgaCTAATATTTGATGCCATTTTCGTCCGAGAAAAactgattaatattaataaataagatgaaatattgactaaatttaaaggatattttcatCAGAAGACAAACTATTTGACACACCAATTCCAGTGtctgaatattcttaagaatgAAAAGTTCTTTGCTCTTTCAAAGGGTGTATTGTTTGCattatgctattatattattaaatcagtggcataaaatagtcttaaaatgacaataatattgtttatcgcaattatttctgggacaatatatcaTCCATCAAAAAGTGTTATTGTGACAGGCCTCCCTTTCGGACAGTCCTTCTGAGTGATACAggctacataaaaaaaacaacagaaaaatagaGCAATAATAAAATCAAGGTGAATTCCTGGGAAGGAAACTGTACATTCTAGTCataatgcatacacaaacatgactTGTAATTAAAATGTGCAAGGCTGACCATTCCAGACATTACATGTTTTCGCTACATCAGTTGCACATGTTTGATGTCTAGTACTGAGAAAATTACATAACTGTGCTACTCCATTAAAACCTTtataacattacattaaaatacTCCTACAAAAGGTTGAGAGTGTAAAACAGACCTTGatattgcaatttaaaaaaaaaaaaaaaacctcatgaatataaacttcagatttGACTGCAGGAGCCAAATTTCTGCTattgattaatattattacaaaCATGATAAATTGTGTGGTAGTGGTTATGATGGGGAAAACAAGATATTCATATACAGTGGTGTGAAAGTAtctgctgatttcttctgtttttgtgcatctctcATACCAagctgtttcagaaattaaaacaaaagggaagataaaacaaaagcaacctgagtaaacacaaaatacagttttaaatgataacATTAATTATTGAAGCAAGTTATCCAATTCCAGCTGGGccagtgtgaaaatgtatttgaccccatagttactaattccccaaatctatgaaactgtattgataatggggttcagctggactagacgcaagcaggcctgattactgcaaactctgttcaatcaaatcaacactcaAGGTCTTatgcagtaacacactatgccaaaattgaaagaaattccagaaatgatgaggaagaaggtgattgaaatacatcagcctgggaagggttacaaagctatttcaaaggctctgggactccaaagaaccacagtgagagccattatctccaattGGAAAAATGGCGCAGTAGGGAACCTTCCCAGAACTGGCCGATCtttcaaaattcctccaagagcacagcaaatactcatccaggaagtcaccaaatagccaaggacaacatcaaaaggacCTACatgcctctcttgcatcaataaaaggtcattgttcatgactccactatcagaaaatCACTGGGCAAAAGTGGCgctcatggaagagtggcaaggtgaaaaccactgctaacccgacttgcaataattgagggaaacacgAATTCTGCTCTgtatcagaaaatcctaaaagagaatacccggtcttcagtccgtaagttgaaactcaagagcaactggattatgcagcaagacaaattatccaaaacacaatgagtgagtaagtgaaagcctgatctccagttatcagaagcgtttggttggtTTTTGCTGCTAAAACGTGGGACagccagattttaagtttaagtgggcaattagtttttcatattggtgataagtgttggataacttttttttttgcttcaataaaaaaacaaaaaacaaaaccctgtttactcaggttgcctttgttttatgttgcatcttgtttgaagatctaaaactatttagtacgagatgTAGAAAACCAGAAGACATCAGGGCAAATACACAATTTTTACACAGAAATACAgcaaattttcacagcactgtatctgtTCAGAAATGATTCTTAAGCCACAGAACACAGCATATTACAGTGCAAGTAAAAAGGAAAGTAAATGTAGGAGCCAATCTGTTCATTGTCAGCTTTATTAGATTAGAATACTGTGCTTAACTGCCAAGTACAGACTGGACTTCACTTTggataagaaaataaaaaagaaaggaagcacttacaaaataacaaaagaattggcttgtttaatgatttaaaaaaatatttctttgcaAGACAAGATGCGCAAAACaactcttcactctctctttttagAGAGGTAGGTGAGAGAAAAATGCAAACATGAACACCACCATTTTCACACTGAACCAATGATTGGTGTCAAGTAGATGAGGTAAATGTTttgtggaaaagaaagaaaaggcacAATCTACAATCAACCGTGCCATGTAAATTCACTTAATACCGACAATAATTATaatagtcataataataataataacaataataataacagtaataataataacaataataataataataataataataataataatacacatcaTAACACCATCATAACagcaatagaaaaaaatatgaagCAAAAATACAGACTAAATTTGATCTTGCAGGGCATCTACCAGCCCTATTGTTTTGCTTTATCCAACATCAAAAATCAGGCCAGGTATCCACACGAAGAGTAATACCATATATTCTTTGCTCAGTTGAGTCCAAAAGTTCCTCTGGTTTCTGAGAACAGGTAAAGTCTTGGGACGCCAATGCATTAGCACGGAGTTGGACTCAGTTCAGAGGTGCTGTAACACACTATCTGACCACCAGACAGGAAACACAGAGTTTGGAAGGGCCAATGCAATCGTCATGGCAGAAGGCACCACACCCCTGGCACATAATCATTGCCTTGAGGCGGCAGGAGCACTTAAGTGCCACCTCCTCTGCTGCACTGTCAGCAAATGCCTGGATACTAAGGGCTGTGCTCTGGCTTCCAGTGTTCCCTACACGTGGCCGCAGCTGCAGCACACTATCTGCTATGCTGCGTGAGAAGCCGCTACCGTCCACTACAGAGACATTAGCTGTGTAGCTGAAGCCAGATGAGGACCCTCCTCCAGTGTCTCCACCCAGTGCACCTCCAACTCCACTCTGCTGCAACTTGGGCAGCTTTCCATACAGATGATAGGGAAATGACGAGGCAGAGGTAGAGGAAGGAGAAGAGGACACAGGTGAGACTGAGGAGTCTGTATGACGGATGTAAAGATTTTTGCCTTGCTCTTTTTTTGCCATTCTTACAAGTGACATTTCCATGTTGAGCAGTCCTTCCATGGCTCCCCCACTTCCTGTATAACTGTCTATGGAGCTCTGGGGTTCTTTTTTGGTTACAACAACAGAGCCATTGCCACCCATTGATGCCTGTGAATTTTTGGTGAGAGCTTGCTGGCACGAGGGGCGTGAGGAGACTTCATTTTTCACACTAGCCCCATGAGCGAGCTGTTGCTGATAGGACTGAGGTTGGGGTGGCTGTGATTTGGATGGGCGCCAGCTGATCTTAACAGTAGGTAAAACTTCAGAAGGACAAAGGTCACCATGTGGAGGGGAGGGAGCATCAGGTGTTGTTCTGCAGATTGTCTGGGAGAGGTTCAGAGAGTGTTGCTGAAGACCAGCTGCTTGCCTGTCTGGAGTGTCACCACGTGAAGGCTGAGGGATGTGGTGCTCTTTTATCACAGCTGACTCCAAAGCTTGAGCACTTTGAGAGTTCATGTCCATTGAATGCCTAGAAGAGGAAGAAGTGGAGGATGGGAGGGGGGTGATAACTGGTACTGCACCAGGAGGCACAACACTCCCTGACTGCTGAGGAACAAACTGCTGGACAACTGTGCCACGGGAGCTTGCTTCATCAAGCAAGCATGCCATCCGAGGCTGTGAAATGGCAGGTGGTGAGGGACCATAATTTCTTCCAGGCACAGGTGACAGGTGATGAGTAGAAGGGGCTTTGTGCTGAAAGTCTGAACCAGCAGGTTCTGTTTCAGTTGGAGCTCTGAAGCGGGGAGCCATGTTTATGGGAGATCCTCCAGGCTGGCGGTTGGATGGCAAACCAGCTGGTGCCCCTGGGAGTCTATTTATCTCCAGCTTACTTGCAGAGTGTGACTGGGGTAGGACTTTCTCCAAAGGTAGGCTGCCTTGAAGAAGCTGGGTAACTAGAGGGTTGTTTGCCTCTACAGAGGATACAGGTCGCACAGTACCTTGAATTCTTTTAACAGCAGAAAGACTGGCAGAGTTTTTTAATCCAGAATCATCTGTAAGCGCTCTGCAGAAAGGTTTTGCATCATCTTCTATTGGGCTAAATGGCTTTCCTCCACTGCTACTCTCATTAAGACCGTGAGCCTTGCTTTGGTCCTTCTCTACATGCATGAGATATGGCTGCACATGGACCCGAGTCAAGGCATTGGAATTTTGCTCCTGGACATGGTTTATGCCATGGGTGTGGACTGAATGGTACTTTTGTGTCTGAATCACTGGCTGGTTTGGCATGCCATTGGGAAAACGAGCCTGAATGACAGTTTGGCTATGAGCAGGGTTAGAGACATGGGCCTGGATTACAGGCTGCTGATGCTGGGGAGAGCTCAAAGTGCATGAAGTAAGACGAGTTGGTGTCTGAATGACAGGCTGATTCTGAGACTTTGTATTCTGACCCTGCACTCCATTATGGTCCATTGTTCTGTGCCAGTCCACTGTATCATCCTCTTGAGATTCATTCTCAAAGTCTGATGCCGTCTCTGTGGAGTCACTGTGCATACCATTATCTTCCTCTCTCATATTATTTGGTAGACATGAGAGGGAACTTACATATTTACCACCAGTCTCAATCTCTGCACTCTTGTGCTCCTGCAATACTCTCTCCCTAACCACATGATCCTCTGCACCACCTACAAAACCATTGCGGGCTACAACAAATGTCTCTTTGGGGACTTTCACATCTGACCCGTGCTGAATGACCCCGGTGGTGCCAGAACGATGTTCACCCAAATTCTGCTCACCTTCCCAAGACTGAGATGATGCTGCCAAGGTTCTGATCACATCCACACCTTGGGCACCAAACCTAGGCAGTGAGTCAGGTATCGATGTGGGAACAAGATTTACTGCTTCACTGGGCACTGATGTAACTGTGTAATTGGGAGTCACTGTTCTACTGTCATTTGAATCTGGTTCTTCAACCCTACTCTCTTGTTGACTGCCTACAGACTCAGGCTCACTGGGAGTAGGCACAGGAGTGTCCGAGGTCTGCTCAGAGGCTTTATCACTGGAGCTGACAGTCACCTCCTCCCCTCCACAGACATCATCCACCTGGTCCTGGGAGGCTGGACTGTCGGACTCGGTTGGTGACGGTGTGAGGGTTTTAGGGGACTCAGATGGTAGCACTGAAGGATTGGATGACACAGACGATGGAGATGGCATAGTTTGTGGGGTAGAGGCTTGAGGTTTTTCTGGAGTTTCTACATTGGATAGCTGTAGTTGTGTTCCAGACGAATGAGTGCTTGCAGGCGATTCCTGGCCCTCCACATCaactcttcttcctcctcctcctcctcctcctcctcctccaggtTCAATGGGACCCGGGTGCTCTCTCGAACGCCTCCCGCTGGAGCAATCCGGTATCCCAGTACCACCCCCCGGGCCGCCCCCCCCAGGCCCTGCCCCGTCTCCAGTGGCTGCAACAGCAGCAGCGGCTTCCCGCTGTGCACGGGCTTGCTGGGCACGGGCCTTGATGTCCGCCAAGGTGCGCGCCCCCGTCCCACTGCGCCGCGACCCCTCGTTGGGGGGCACGATGCGGGGATAGATTTGGTACGTTGGCGGCCCTTTGACCCACGGAGGTTTGATCCGGGAGAGCTGAATCTAGGAAGAAAGGAgacagaagaaaaggaaaaagacagGCACGCAGTTACTTAAAGGAATGTATTATTAAAATTGTGTCTAACTGCTCAGTATAAGGACTTAATTATAACATTAAACGAAAAGATATCCAATAGATTTGCCTTGAAATCCTAGCAAACACTAAACgtactacaaacatggccatcaTACCCGGATTGGCGGGACCTTGGGTTCCTCTGTTGTAGGCTGCGGCTTTTCTGAGTGCACACAGTCAACTGTGTTACGAAAGGACTGATGCTCATCCAATCGTGCCCTCTTCTCGGGAAAGCTGGTGAAGGCCTGGGACTCGTCAGGTCTCCTCTTCTGATCCTTGAGCTGGATGGCAGGGCTGGCTGTAGCAGGACTTGCTGCGGGGCTGCTCTCCCTGCTGCTTGCACCGGTACCTGCTGTGCCAGTGGTGATTGAGGCACCATCATCCAGTGGGTCAGTGGCAACAGCAGCAgttgaggatgaggaggaagatgatgagtCAGAGCTAGCAGCAAAAGCTCCTTGCCGGTCAGAGGTAGAGGAGGGTGATGACGATGGAGAGGACGATGAGGATGTtgaggaagaggatgaggaaggCGAGGAGGTGGAGGCAACAGTGGGCTCCACAACTTCAGGCAACAGGCTGGTGGAACCTTCTGGTTCATCGCAGGTTGAGCTTGTAGACGCAGGAGGAGTAGGAGTAGACACAGGGGCAGGGGAGGGAGCTGCCTCTGTACAGAGTGTCTCCACTGGAGCTTCTGATACTGATTCGGCTTGAAGAACAACCTCTGCCTGCACCGTGCTGGTTTCTGGGACAGGTGACGTAGTTGGGGCCACATCTTCCAAAGCTGCCTGGGTCTCTTCTTGCTCTTGAGTCACTGCTGCAGGAGTGGCCTTGCAGAGTGGGCGGCGCGCCCTGCGTCTGAGGTCAGCACGTGATCGTCTCCTGATACGGCCCTCCCTTCGTCGTCTTCCGACGCCTCTCCTCTTGGGTGTGGCTGCAGCAGTATCAGCCCCAAGGACTGAACCAGAAACGTCTCCTGCATCACTCATTGTGAGTTTTAACGCCTCCTCACGGGTTAAGCCAGATCTATAAGGAAAGGTGTGGAGGAGTCAATGTTAGTTAATTACACatgtaaaaaattgtttaatCAGCACTTTGAATAAATACAataggatttattttaaatatatgacaaAGAACCTTACTTTTGGCCATGATACTCCTCAAAGAATTTCTCCTTCCATGCCtccactttcttttccttttccatcTCTTGTCTAAAGCGAACCTGCATCTCATGCGTGAACTCAccttagagagaaaaaaaactttccatattaattaatttcataTTAATCTAATCTCCA from Ictalurus furcatus strain D&B chromosome 15, Billie_1.0, whole genome shotgun sequence harbors:
- the pcmtd2a gene encoding LOW QUALITY PROTEIN: protein-L-isoaspartate O-methyltransferase domain-containing protein 2a (The sequence of the model RefSeq protein was modified relative to this genomic sequence to represent the inferred CDS: substituted 1 base at 1 genomic stop codon), whose amino-acid sequence is MGGAVSAGEDNDELIDNLKEAQYIRSELVECAFRAIDRADYYLDEFRDSAYKDLAWRHGNIHLSAPCIYSEVMEALDLQPGLSFLNLGSGTGYLSTMVGLILGKCEMYEKEXTSGLNNLVFSSFGVNHGVELHADVIEYAYQKLDCFIKTSDSFDKFEFCEPSFVVGNCLEIAPESRQYDRVYCGAGVQREHEDFMKNLLKVGGILVLPLEEKLTKITRTGYNSWETKKIIAVSFAPLVLPKHRENGKPRAVPLPAMFEVRSLQDLARISIRQTLKKSVSGPWPLPQKVGSRGRSRLKQRREQRDSTLLTNHYMFMSRLIPRAIDDNNNQSESDDDEDCRGVCERVDDELGESEDGRRKEAGVTEAPVNFLRERILSLPLPEPLKTYLLYYREK